In the Leptospira limi genome, one interval contains:
- the bfr gene encoding bacterioferritin produces MKGKKEVIDILAEVLSAELTAINQYFIHAKLCKNWGYMELAEYLRKESIEEMKHADEIMERILYFDGIPDLQKYMKINVGQTVPEMLQHDLQLEYNAVERLNRGIDICVASKDNGTRELLEKILVSEEEHIDWIETQVSLIESIGLQNYLAQKLGDSE; encoded by the coding sequence ATGAAGGGAAAAAAAGAAGTAATCGACATATTAGCAGAAGTTCTATCTGCGGAACTCACAGCCATCAATCAGTATTTCATTCACGCAAAATTATGCAAAAACTGGGGATACATGGAACTTGCCGAGTATCTCAGAAAAGAATCCATCGAAGAAATGAAACATGCTGACGAAATCATGGAACGCATTCTCTATTTTGATGGTATCCCTGACTTACAAAAATACATGAAAATCAATGTAGGCCAGACCGTTCCTGAAATGTTACAACATGACTTACAATTGGAATACAATGCTGTAGAACGATTGAACCGAGGGATTGATATTTGTGTGGCAAGTAAAGACAATGGAACAAGAGAACTTTTGGAAAAAATCCTAGTCTCTGAAGAAGAACACATTGATTGGATTGAGACTCAAGTATCACTCATTGAATCCATTGGTTTACAAAACTATTTGGCTCAAAAATTAGGAGATTCGGAATAA
- a CDS encoding M20 metallopeptidase family protein — MKSFPTHRKDEMVLYRRTFHQNPELKYEEKETASFAKKHLESLGFIVEEGIAETGLVALFDSGKPGKTILVRADMDALPIHEENVHPYKSKNEGKMHACGHDGHTSILLALASDLKKEFSSFVPKGRVLLCFQPAEEGGSGADRMIESGILERYSVDSVFALHVWNHIDLGKVGVVNGTMMASVDEFKITVEGTSGHGAMPQHTVDPILVGSHLVTALQTLVSRNVDPLEPCVVTVGSFHSGNAFNVIPENAVLHGTVRTYSKSVYDMIPERMKQLVEQVGSGFGAKIRLDYKRIDKPTINDPVMADVVRKAAKSVLGENCLTEENTRTMGGEDFSAFLMQKPGCYFFIGSRNEKKGFVHPHHSSFFDFDEDALPIGLAVMKEVIHTYLQDFS, encoded by the coding sequence ATGAAATCCTTTCCGACACATAGAAAAGATGAAATGGTATTATACCGCCGTACCTTCCATCAAAATCCAGAACTCAAATACGAAGAAAAAGAGACTGCCAGTTTTGCAAAAAAGCATTTAGAATCCTTAGGTTTTATTGTCGAAGAAGGAATTGCAGAAACGGGTCTAGTTGCCTTGTTTGATTCTGGAAAACCAGGAAAAACCATATTGGTCCGTGCAGATATGGATGCCCTTCCCATCCATGAAGAAAATGTTCACCCATACAAAAGTAAAAATGAAGGAAAAATGCATGCCTGTGGGCATGATGGGCATACGAGTATTTTACTTGCGTTAGCTTCTGATTTAAAAAAGGAATTTTCAAGTTTTGTACCGAAAGGTAGAGTTCTGCTCTGTTTCCAACCAGCTGAAGAAGGTGGATCAGGTGCCGATAGGATGATTGAATCTGGCATTTTAGAACGATACAGTGTTGATTCTGTTTTTGCCCTACATGTTTGGAACCATATTGATTTAGGAAAGGTAGGTGTCGTCAATGGAACCATGATGGCTTCCGTTGATGAATTCAAAATCACAGTTGAAGGTACCTCTGGACACGGAGCGATGCCACAACACACTGTAGATCCAATTCTTGTTGGTAGTCATTTAGTTACCGCCTTACAAACTTTAGTTTCTAGGAATGTAGATCCCTTAGAACCTTGTGTTGTAACCGTTGGATCCTTCCATTCGGGGAATGCATTTAATGTAATTCCAGAAAATGCAGTTTTACATGGAACGGTTCGTACCTATTCAAAATCTGTTTACGACATGATCCCGGAACGAATGAAACAATTGGTAGAACAAGTAGGTTCTGGTTTTGGAGCCAAAATTCGTTTGGATTACAAACGAATTGATAAACCAACGATCAATGACCCAGTAATGGCTGATGTCGTCCGAAAGGCTGCCAAGTCAGTTCTGGGTGAGAATTGTCTAACGGAAGAAAATACTCGTACTATGGGTGGAGAGGATTTTTCTGCTTTTTTGATGCAAAAACCAGGCTGTTATTTTTTCATCGGGTCTAGAAATGAGAAAAAAGGATTTGTCCACCCTCATCATAGTTCCTTTTTCGATTTTGACGAAGATGCACTTCCCATTGGCCTTGCCGTTATGAAGGAAGTCATTCACACTTACCTCCAAGATTTTTCATAA
- a CDS encoding THUMP domain-containing class I SAM-dependent RNA methyltransferase has product MCGEGLSPLLETEIQTFHLKISNNNRGGVFFSGKKEDVIQFAIHTKFASRVNLQLLHDNAQNYDEFYTKTSEIPWEKYIGPNVSFRIDAETKDKLKNSEFTMHRTKDAILDRLRAKKVPLPEIEKRLADITIVVRSHTDRFSVELSLSGDPVGRRGYRLHAGNAPVREPIAQAMLEMSNWKEGETLVDPMCGSGTVLIEAALRERLFGEINRFLFAESPIFQTLFPTYVFSERKKENPTSPHLFGFDIDPEAIRIAKENAYEAGVEDFIKFEVADCLTLKNTFGTQGHLVTNPPYGDRIGKPMEDLREMYFQFGRVLKNEFGGWKFTVLCADFSLLGKFGLKENKHITLKHANLKAKIVDYELRGGK; this is encoded by the coding sequence ATTTGCGGAGAAGGACTGTCTCCGCTTTTGGAAACGGAAATCCAAACCTTTCATCTTAAAATTAGCAATAACAATCGTGGTGGAGTTTTTTTCTCGGGCAAAAAAGAGGATGTAATCCAATTTGCCATCCATACCAAATTTGCCTCTCGCGTGAATTTGCAACTCCTACATGACAATGCACAAAACTATGACGAATTTTATACCAAGACATCCGAGATCCCATGGGAAAAATACATTGGACCCAATGTGAGTTTTCGTATTGATGCGGAAACCAAAGACAAATTAAAAAATTCAGAATTCACAATGCACCGGACAAAGGATGCGATCCTTGACCGACTTCGTGCGAAAAAAGTCCCTCTACCCGAAATTGAAAAAAGATTAGCTGATATTACCATTGTTGTCAGGTCACATACAGATCGATTTAGCGTCGAACTTTCATTATCTGGCGATCCCGTAGGACGACGTGGTTACAGACTCCATGCAGGAAATGCACCTGTGAGAGAACCCATTGCACAAGCGATGCTCGAGATGTCCAATTGGAAGGAAGGGGAAACTTTAGTTGACCCTATGTGCGGATCAGGCACAGTTCTTATCGAAGCTGCGCTCAGAGAACGCCTGTTTGGTGAAATTAATCGATTTCTTTTTGCAGAATCCCCTATTTTCCAAACTTTATTTCCAACTTATGTTTTCTCAGAACGAAAAAAAGAAAACCCAACATCTCCTCATCTTTTTGGATTTGATATCGACCCAGAAGCAATACGCATTGCAAAAGAAAATGCCTATGAAGCAGGAGTGGAAGATTTCATCAAATTTGAAGTTGCGGATTGTTTAACTCTAAAAAATACATTTGGTACCCAAGGTCATTTGGTCACAAACCCTCCTTATGGTGACCGTATCGGAAAACCAATGGAAGATCTTCGTGAGATGTACTTTCAATTTGGCCGAGTTTTAAAAAATGAATTTGGTGGCTGGAAGTTTACAGTGTTATGTGCTGATTTTTCACTCCTTGGAAAATTTGGTTTAAAAGAAAACAAACACATCACACTCAAACATGCAAATTTAAAGGCAAAAATCGTAGATTATGAATTAAGAGGGGGGAAATGA
- a CDS encoding thiolase family protein, which translates to MKKVYIHNPSMSVFGKHKGSQLDLSFVTAKQSVHEFQSHKIQFIIYASFSPDSYNKEFHLSAKIAARLGLKDLYSIRMETASSSGAAAFQLGVNLILSGRFDHGLVIATELMSQLNREESNLLLGSVLSDSQRKLGMSMAQGGAMITNQYLHQYGYEAEDLFAIAKKLHDNGLQNPKAHIKKNLTLEEYKNQPKISSPLGLYDISPLSDGSAALILSKDPSSVCVKGMGSGLSPFLPGADPSFLANRIAFAKAYEEAGVAPNDIHFAELHDAFTPFELVGAEDAGFFKRGEALFQVKAGLTHPKGKLPINASGGLKSRGHPVGASGLAQIVELCRFFSEWPEKRLAVAQSIGGLATNNFVTILERV; encoded by the coding sequence ATGAAGAAAGTTTACATTCACAATCCATCTATGAGTGTATTTGGTAAACACAAAGGATCACAACTCGATTTGTCCTTTGTTACCGCAAAACAATCTGTACATGAGTTTCAATCTCACAAAATTCAATTCATCATCTATGCAAGTTTTTCACCTGATTCTTATAACAAGGAATTTCATCTTTCTGCAAAAATTGCCGCCAGGTTAGGACTAAAAGATCTTTATTCCATCCGAATGGAAACTGCATCCTCTTCTGGTGCTGCAGCCTTCCAGTTGGGAGTGAATTTGATTCTCAGTGGTCGGTTTGATCATGGTCTTGTGATCGCAACAGAACTCATGTCACAACTGAACCGAGAAGAAAGTAATTTATTGTTAGGTTCTGTCCTTTCTGATTCACAACGGAAACTGGGAATGTCAATGGCACAAGGTGGTGCCATGATCACAAACCAATACCTACATCAGTATGGGTATGAGGCGGAGGATTTGTTTGCTATTGCTAAAAAACTTCATGACAATGGGTTACAGAATCCAAAAGCACATATCAAAAAGAATCTAACCCTAGAAGAATACAAAAACCAACCAAAGATTTCAAGTCCCCTGGGGCTTTATGACATCTCGCCCTTATCTGATGGATCAGCTGCTCTCATCTTATCGAAAGATCCAAGTTCAGTTTGTGTCAAAGGAATGGGTTCTGGTTTGTCTCCTTTCCTACCTGGTGCCGATCCCAGTTTTTTAGCCAATCGGATTGCCTTTGCCAAGGCCTATGAAGAGGCAGGAGTGGCACCCAATGACATCCATTTTGCGGAATTACACGATGCATTTACCCCGTTTGAACTTGTGGGTGCCGAAGACGCTGGATTTTTCAAACGCGGAGAGGCCTTATTCCAGGTAAAAGCGGGTCTCACACACCCGAAGGGCAAATTACCGATCAATGCTTCCGGAGGGCTTAAATCCCGGGGTCACCCCGTCGGGGCATCGGGACTTGCTCAAATTGTGGAACTTTGTAGGTTCTTTTCTGAATGGCCTGAAAAGCGGTTGGCAGTAGCACAAAGTATAGGTGGACTAGCTACAAACAACTTTGTGACGATATTAGAAAGAGTCTGA
- a CDS encoding acetylglutamate kinase, whose protein sequence is MKSKDILSRVFEITRDPRDGLLFLKEFQSLSPESFAILYADSETIFESSEALFSDLKLLYQLDLFPFVVLEEDSFQYLKVFFPLEQMGSNPNDEKTLGFSYEIIAREEPLRESVKTSIQKKKIPILLWNDEIEKLESVLDRCRAILHSSKVIYVSIDGPFKDPNSGKVKSILQMENTFPVPSGVTITESQKEFIQLSEALLSKIEDPKFSIVLTSPFTLLTELFTVKGSGTLVKRKNKIHKFESTDGVDMVRLFRLIEESFGKKLKPDFFQSKFDVLFLEESYRACAWMQKTEYGYLLSKFAVNGVARGAGVGRDIWDQILEHCSPLFWRSKPDNTINKWYMSIAQGIEKDSSWYYYWLGVDQSLIPGIISLLKSQPEDFGLPNPSSEP, encoded by the coding sequence ATGAAGTCAAAGGACATTTTAAGTCGTGTTTTTGAAATCACAAGAGATCCAAGAGATGGACTACTCTTCTTAAAAGAATTCCAATCCCTTTCTCCTGAATCTTTTGCCATTCTTTATGCTGATTCCGAAACCATCTTTGAAAGTTCCGAGGCATTATTTTCTGACTTAAAACTCCTCTACCAATTGGATTTGTTTCCTTTTGTTGTCTTAGAAGAAGATAGTTTTCAATACTTAAAAGTTTTTTTCCCACTCGAACAAATGGGATCCAACCCAAACGATGAAAAGACATTAGGTTTTTCTTATGAAATCATCGCAAGAGAAGAACCACTTCGTGAATCGGTTAAAACTTCCATCCAAAAGAAAAAAATCCCCATCCTACTTTGGAACGATGAAATCGAAAAACTTGAATCCGTCCTAGATCGATGTAGGGCAATTTTACATTCCTCAAAAGTGATCTATGTATCCATCGATGGTCCATTCAAAGATCCAAATTCTGGAAAAGTAAAATCAATCCTACAAATGGAAAATACCTTTCCTGTTCCCAGTGGAGTGACGATTACCGAAAGTCAAAAAGAATTCATCCAACTTTCAGAGGCATTGCTTTCCAAAATTGAGGATCCAAAATTCAGCATTGTTCTCACATCACCTTTCACACTTTTGACGGAACTTTTTACAGTCAAAGGAAGTGGAACACTTGTTAAACGGAAAAACAAAATCCATAAGTTCGAATCCACTGATGGTGTGGATATGGTGCGTCTCTTTCGTTTGATTGAAGAATCATTTGGGAAAAAACTAAAACCAGATTTTTTTCAAAGTAAGTTTGATGTCTTATTTTTGGAAGAATCTTATCGTGCCTGTGCTTGGATGCAAAAAACTGAGTATGGTTATTTACTTTCAAAATTTGCAGTGAATGGTGTGGCACGTGGTGCAGGCGTTGGACGAGACATTTGGGACCAAATTTTAGAACATTGTAGTCCTCTTTTTTGGCGGAGTAAACCTGACAATACAATCAATAAATGGTATATGTCAATTGCTCAAGGCATCGAAAAGGACAGTTCATGGTATTATTATTGGCTCGGTGTGGACCAATCACTCATCCCTGGAATCATATCTCTTTTGAAATCCCAACCAGAAGACTTTGGTCTACCAAATCCATCATCAGAACCATAA
- a CDS encoding iron-containing redox enzyme family protein: MNLIGMLKREVETHSVLQAKWLKERNIKMSFDDLILWLSQEYFVSIGFVDWFLLVAANTRDQKAKIVLVENIWEELGEGKISETHVSILINFLEQLGFDFSKHQILPETKTYLEKMKSVIDLGFYYGLGALGPANEYLLKLEYSQIANAYQQLKKELNLPEGKFFQVNLDADEGHSKRLFDLIEAVCLTDESKKQVMEGNRLALDAREDFYLGLSRLDEGKH, encoded by the coding sequence ATGAATCTCATTGGAATGTTAAAAAGGGAAGTGGAAACACATTCTGTTTTACAAGCAAAGTGGCTAAAAGAAAGAAATATTAAAATGAGTTTTGATGATTTAATACTTTGGCTGAGCCAGGAATACTTTGTATCCATTGGTTTTGTCGATTGGTTTTTGTTAGTTGCTGCCAATACACGAGACCAAAAAGCCAAAATAGTCCTTGTTGAAAATATTTGGGAAGAGTTGGGTGAAGGTAAAATTTCCGAGACACATGTATCGATACTAATAAATTTTTTAGAACAACTTGGTTTCGATTTTTCAAAACATCAAATTTTACCTGAAACCAAAACCTATTTAGAGAAAATGAAATCGGTAATAGATTTAGGATTTTATTATGGATTAGGTGCTCTTGGACCTGCCAACGAATACTTACTCAAATTGGAGTATTCACAAATTGCGAACGCTTACCAACAATTGAAAAAAGAATTAAATTTACCTGAAGGAAAGTTTTTTCAGGTGAATTTAGATGCAGACGAAGGTCATAGCAAACGTTTGTTTGATTTGATTGAAGCTGTTTGTTTAACAGATGAATCTAAAAAACAAGTTATGGAAGGGAACCGATTGGCTTTGGATGCAAGAGAAGATTTTTATTTAGGGTTGTCTCGTTTGGATGAAGGAAAACATTAA
- a CDS encoding DCC1-like thiol-disulfide oxidoreductase family protein: MKLIYDGDCSFCTRLAHSLQNRSIQPIDIVSYHSLSEEDLNKIHPQLTWDKCKGEVQIIQDGNRFPGFFGVRVLLWNVRIVRYFAWILYLPLIPFLGMFVMVILKKFKKSLR; encoded by the coding sequence ATGAAATTAATTTATGATGGAGACTGTTCCTTTTGTACTCGATTGGCTCATTCTTTGCAAAATCGATCCATCCAACCAATTGACATTGTTTCTTACCATTCTTTGTCTGAAGAGGATTTAAACAAAATCCATCCGCAATTAACATGGGATAAATGCAAAGGGGAAGTACAAATCATCCAGGATGGAAACCGTTTCCCTGGTTTTTTTGGAGTTCGAGTTTTGTTATGGAATGTACGAATCGTTCGGTATTTTGCGTGGATTCTATATTTGCCACTCATTCCTTTTTTAGGAATGTTTGTGATGGTGATTCTAAAAAAATTCAAAAAATCACTTCGTTAA
- a CDS encoding MarR family winged helix-turn-helix transcriptional regulator has protein sequence MPRELPKRFRSVRYFDRISSEIADIVRIEMEKLGYPGLTTSHFEILTFLIRTSKPINMTQIAKTIEKTKPTCTVLVNRLVKEGLVDRNPSPSDGREWAILLSRDGKKIRKKIVTISAKLLSLQTWGISKENEDILYPILDEIYKHIRDRKGIV, from the coding sequence ATGCCAAGAGAACTTCCTAAACGGTTTCGCTCCGTACGTTATTTTGATCGTATCAGTTCAGAAATTGCTGATATTGTTCGCATCGAAATGGAGAAGTTAGGTTATCCAGGTCTCACTACCTCACATTTTGAAATATTAACGTTTTTGATTCGAACATCGAAACCTATCAACATGACCCAAATTGCAAAAACAATTGAAAAAACAAAACCAACTTGTACCGTGCTAGTGAATCGATTGGTGAAAGAAGGCCTTGTGGATCGTAATCCGTCTCCTAGTGATGGAAGGGAATGGGCTATTTTACTTTCAAGGGATGGAAAAAAAATTCGGAAAAAAATCGTAACCATTTCCGCAAAATTATTATCCCTTCAAACTTGGGGGATTTCAAAAGAAAACGAGGATATTTTATACCCTATCCTCGATGAAATTTATAAACACATCCGAGACCGAAAGGGAATCGTTTGA
- a CDS encoding aminopeptidase P N-terminal domain-containing protein, with the protein MKQPQLKSKEYDAETYQKRISKVQKKLKNGEILILFAANHKIRNRDVEYKFRQNSDFYYLTGIKEEDSILIITSEVVGMFCLPKDNEREIWTGIRLGKDKIKSMLGLDFAYDLTDWDNQKSAILLGNHTLYYFFGENPERDRELLLECKNLSERAREGKFGPHRIEHPNFLHEERLTKSKEEIQILKNAAEITKLGHMRIMRESKPGMYEYELEALLEQEYLKFGSIGGGYGHIVASGKNACILHYVNNDDKLLDGDLVLVDSGAEWNYYTADVTRVFPVGKKFSESQKMVYEVVLYAQKNAIQHSVAGIPFNEVHEKTVRFLSDCLREMGFLKGNLDEILEKETYKKFYMHRTGHYLGMDVHDVGRYFLEGKSRPLKDGQVVTVEPGLYFDPNDESIPKEFRGIGIRIEDDILINGKTPINLTESIPKEISEIEALKV; encoded by the coding sequence ATGAAACAACCGCAATTAAAATCGAAAGAATATGATGCTGAAACGTATCAAAAAAGAATCTCTAAAGTTCAAAAAAAATTAAAAAACGGAGAAATCCTGATTCTTTTTGCGGCGAATCATAAAATTCGTAACCGCGATGTGGAATATAAGTTTAGACAAAACTCTGATTTTTATTATCTAACAGGGATTAAAGAAGAAGATTCAATTTTGATCATAACATCCGAAGTTGTTGGAATGTTTTGTTTACCCAAGGACAATGAGAGAGAAATTTGGACAGGGATTCGATTGGGTAAAGACAAAATCAAATCAATGTTAGGTTTGGATTTTGCTTATGATTTAACTGATTGGGACAATCAAAAATCTGCAATTTTATTAGGAAATCATACTTTATATTATTTTTTTGGTGAAAACCCTGAGAGAGACCGCGAACTATTATTAGAATGTAAAAATTTATCGGAAAGGGCAAGGGAAGGAAAATTTGGACCACATCGAATTGAACATCCCAATTTTTTACATGAAGAACGTCTCACCAAATCAAAAGAAGAAATTCAAATTTTAAAAAATGCAGCTGAAATCACCAAACTTGGGCATATGCGAATCATGCGAGAAAGTAAACCTGGTATGTACGAATATGAACTGGAAGCCTTACTCGAACAAGAATATTTAAAGTTTGGCTCCATAGGTGGAGGGTATGGACATATTGTAGCATCGGGTAAAAATGCATGTATTTTACATTATGTAAACAATGATGACAAACTTTTGGATGGAGATTTAGTTCTCGTTGATTCTGGTGCTGAATGGAATTATTATACGGCTGATGTAACGCGCGTTTTCCCTGTCGGTAAAAAATTTTCCGAATCACAAAAGATGGTTTATGAAGTAGTTTTGTATGCGCAAAAAAATGCAATCCAACATTCAGTTGCAGGTATTCCATTCAATGAAGTCCATGAAAAAACAGTTCGATTTTTATCAGACTGCCTTCGGGAAATGGGTTTTTTAAAAGGCAATCTTGATGAAATCTTAGAAAAAGAAACCTACAAGAAGTTTTATATGCATCGCACGGGACATTATTTGGGTATGGATGTTCATGATGTGGGAAGGTATTTTTTAGAGGGAAAATCAAGGCCATTAAAAGACGGTCAAGTTGTCACTGTCGAACCAGGTTTGTATTTTGATCCAAATGATGAATCAATTCCAAAAGAGTTTCGAGGGATCGGGATCCGTATCGAAGATGACATTCTCATCAATGGCAAAACACCAATCAACTTAACGGAATCCATTCCGAAGGAAATTTCAGAAATCGAAGCTCTGAAAGTGTAA
- a CDS encoding enoyl-CoA hydratase/isomerase family protein → MISFELNDGIGIIQLGINDKNSFSNESFLALKQSIQQAKDSKAKVVVLRSSSAGSFSLGLDLTTVSSMDMSKDLASFLELFYHNLTEIYQLPMPTIAEVSGHALGYGAMLALVCDYRFATSDIRFGLPEVKIGIQVPSFVYALMGEAVGYDLAKRHVLLGDAFKAKEYPTLFEEISETEDDLKKKSKSLQTKLKKNSFSAMRDTKKGILSVHKPLLDLVKEDVKNTIASIQSPDAKEGISASVEVRRPVFTS, encoded by the coding sequence ATGATAAGTTTTGAACTGAATGATGGAATCGGAATCATTCAACTTGGGATTAATGACAAGAACAGTTTTTCCAATGAGTCTTTTTTGGCATTAAAACAATCAATCCAACAAGCAAAAGATTCAAAAGCAAAGGTTGTGGTTTTAAGAAGTAGTTCTGCAGGATCTTTTTCATTAGGTCTAGATTTGACAACTGTTAGTTCAATGGATATGTCAAAAGATCTTGCTTCATTTTTAGAACTATTTTATCACAACCTAACTGAAATTTACCAATTACCGATGCCTACCATAGCGGAAGTTTCAGGGCATGCGTTAGGATATGGTGCGATGCTTGCTCTCGTTTGTGATTATCGATTTGCCACTTCTGACATTCGTTTTGGATTACCTGAAGTGAAAATTGGAATCCAAGTACCTTCTTTTGTTTATGCACTGATGGGGGAAGCCGTTGGTTATGACTTAGCTAAACGTCATGTGTTACTCGGTGATGCTTTTAAAGCAAAGGAGTATCCTACTTTATTTGAAGAAATTTCAGAAACAGAAGATGACTTGAAAAAGAAGTCGAAGTCTTTACAAACCAAACTGAAAAAAAATTCCTTCTCAGCAATGAGAGATACAAAAAAAGGAATTTTAAGTGTTCACAAACCTTTACTAGATCTGGTAAAAGAAGATGTAAAAAATACGATTGCAAGTATCCAATCACCTGACGCAAAAGAAGGCATCTCAGCCTCTGTTGAAGTCAGAAGGCCTGTGTTTACATCCTAA
- the waaF gene encoding lipopolysaccharide heptosyltransferase II, translated as MPEKILIIQTAFLGDLILSTSFFHAVKMEHKESEIHVLVNLGTESVLEHNPDITQVWCLDKKKIKKNPFFFLKFIQKLRKEKFDKVYSPHFSYRSSLISFFTKAPIRIGYKESGFSFLHTKLVQRPKQGPHEVEKLFSLLFEPYDFPTGRERRPYLYPSEEDESSYLSKRTKILKNETGYILIAPSSLWETKRMPEEKFVSVITQILRKRNESVILIGSKADLEIQDHIFRMMKTEPLEIKERERLLSLVGQTSLKELMVWIQNATAIISNDSSPIHFASAFNTPTVMIYGATIPEFGYGSLSDNHRIMQVNGLNCRPCGIHGGRICPEGHFRCMLDQNPVRIFEALEEVIKT; from the coding sequence ATGCCTGAAAAAATCCTCATCATCCAAACCGCTTTCCTTGGCGATTTAATCCTCTCTACCTCCTTTTTCCACGCTGTGAAAATGGAACACAAGGAAAGTGAAATCCACGTGTTAGTGAATTTAGGTACGGAATCGGTATTAGAACATAATCCTGATATAACGCAAGTTTGGTGTCTTGATAAAAAGAAAATCAAAAAGAATCCATTTTTTTTCTTAAAGTTCATCCAAAAATTAAGAAAAGAAAAATTCGATAAAGTGTATTCTCCCCATTTTTCTTATCGTTCTAGTTTGATTTCTTTTTTCACAAAGGCACCCATTCGAATTGGTTACAAAGAATCTGGATTTTCCTTTTTGCATACTAAGTTGGTTCAAAGGCCAAAACAAGGCCCTCATGAAGTGGAAAAATTATTTTCACTTTTATTTGAACCTTATGATTTCCCAACTGGAAGAGAAAGAAGGCCTTATTTATACCCTAGCGAAGAAGACGAATCTTCCTATCTTTCCAAACGGACAAAAATTCTCAAAAACGAAACCGGTTACATTTTAATTGCTCCCTCTTCTTTATGGGAAACCAAACGAATGCCTGAAGAAAAATTTGTGAGTGTCATCACACAAATTTTAAGAAAAAGAAATGAATCAGTCATTCTCATAGGAAGTAAGGCAGATTTAGAGATCCAGGATCATATTTTTCGTATGATGAAAACAGAACCTTTGGAAATCAAAGAAAGAGAGAGGTTACTTTCTTTAGTAGGCCAAACGAGTTTAAAAGAACTTATGGTTTGGATCCAAAATGCAACAGCCATCATTTCCAATGATTCAAGTCCCATTCATTTTGCTTCTGCATTTAATACACCAACGGTTATGATCTACGGTGCAACAATTCCAGAATTTGGTTATGGAAGTTTGTCAGACAATCATCGAATTATGCAAGTGAATGGTCTAAATTGTAGACCTTGTGGAATTCACGGTGGAAGGATTTGTCCTGAAGGTCATTTCCGTTGTATGTTAGACCAAAATCCCGTTCGCATTTTTGAAGCACTTGAGGAAGTGATTAAAACATGA